GTAACTTTAGCCTTGGGGAAAGAAACCGAAGGAGAGGCGGCGGTTGTCAGGGTCGCGATGCGTTGCCAAACGGTGGCCACCAGCTCAGCACGTTCCTCGGGCGTGAGGTCGAGCTCCTGCTTGGAGCCGAGGCGCTGGTACCATTCCTCCACGCGCTGTTTTTCCACGGGTGTGCACTCGTTACGTTGGTAACGATGCAGCAGCGCGCGAAAATCCGATTGAGCCATGGCAGTACCACTCTATAGAGTTGCTGATATGATAGTCAATCAACCCGCGCCAATCCCTAATCCCGAGTGAAAAAATATTAGCTAAACAGATATAATTATTGAGCTGATTGCGTGGTTGTCACTTAGCTTCAATCAATTATTGAGCTATTAAGAAAATAGCCAGCACCAGAAATTCCTTGAGGGAAACGCGCAGAAGTTTTAGCGCCCGCGTTAGGTGGTACTCCACGGCCTTGGGCGTGAGCTGCAGTCGCAGCGCAATCTGCGGCACCGTTTGGTACTCAATCCGGCTGAGCTGGAAAACCTCGCGGGTGTGGCCGGATAAGTGCGCCAACCCCATTTTCAACGCCCCCGACAAGTCCAGGGCTGCCAAATTTTGCTCGGTGCTGTAGTCGGCCTCACTGGCTGCTGCGCGGCTGTAGGCGAGGTAGCCGGCGTGGGTCAGTTTGGTCTTCATCAGGTTGATGACCCGGTACTTCACGGCCGACCCCAGGTATTCCTTTAGTTTCTGCACGTCGGTGGTGGCACGCTTGTGCCAGAGCGTGGCAAACAAGTCCTGCACAATTTCTTCGGCGGCTTCGCGCGAATTCACTTTGCGGTACGCCTGCTGAATCAGCTCAAAGCCATAGCGGCTATAAATCTCGGCAAAGGCCTGCTCGTCTCCGTGCTGCAGCGCTTTTAGCAGGGCAGCATCGTCCCAGGAGGCATATAGCCGAAGGTGCTTTGTGCCGGAGTGGTCGGAGAAGTGCTGCATAACAACCTATAATCACCTTGCTACGGCGATTACACGATTCTGTTACCCGGCAGGACGAATAAGTGCTTGGTGGCGGCAAATGCGGCTGCCTGAGGAGCTGTAGCTACTAGCGCCGCCGCACACAGCCCAGGTCCGGGCAGCCTAGCTTGTCTACTTCAGGTTGGTGTTTCGATTGTGCAGGCGGGTGACCTGCCCGGCGCGCTTACCGCTGCGCTTGATGTGGGCACTGGGGGCCCGCTCCAGCACCAGCCGTGGCACGGCGCAGTCGGCCAGCGGCACATTAAGGGTTTTGTAGCCCGCGGCTTCTATGGCCAGCACCTGTCCTTCGTACACGGGCTCGGTAAAGCGGAATTTGCCTTCCGAATCGGTAACGTACACGTCCTGGGTGCCTTTGATGAGCAGGGTGGCGCCTACCAACGGCTGGCCGTTGGGGTCAAACACCTTGCCGCTGATGGGGGCACAGGCCAGCCGCAGGGGCCGCTCGGCTGCTGCGTTGGGCCGGGTAGCCAAGGCAATCCGGTCCCGGGAATTACCGGATTTGGAAGTAGAAGCGGTAGAACCACGTTGCGCGGCGGCGGGCAGGGCGCCACACACGGCAAAGGCAGCAGCGAGGAAAAGTAAACGCATAAGCGAAGAGCGAGGGTAAAAAAGGAAGGACAGAAACGCCACGAGCCAGCCCGAGGCTGCTACGGATGACCTTACCTAACACGCACGATGCCCCACAGAAGTTACCCTTTGCACAAGCAAGCGCGATAGGAAGGCCCGAATACGCGTCAAATTGGCATTCAAGCGGGCCCAACGGCTGGCTTTCACCGCATGTTCACCACGGCGGCGTTAAGTTGCTTCTTCAATTCCACTATATGCGCGCTATCTCACCTCGGTTGTCGTTTCACTACCGCTCCCTGCAAACCACCTGGGTGCTTGGGCTGAGCCTGCTGCTGGCCCCGGCCCGTGGATGGGCCCAGGGGCTAGTCGCGTTTCCGGGCGCCGAAGGCGCGGGGCGCTTTACCACCGGCGGGCGCGGCTCGGCGGCGGTGCCCACCACGGTGTTTGAAGTGACTACCCTCAACGATGACGGCAAGGCTGGCAGCCTGCGCTATGCCTTGAGCCAGCCCGCGGCGGCCCGCACGGTGGTGTTCCGGGTTTCGGGCACCATTCACCTGGCCTCGCCGCTCGAAATCAAGAAAGCCAATACCACCATTGCCGGCCAAACTGCGCCGGGCGATGGCATTTGCCTGGCCGACTACCCCGTGATGGTGCGGGCCAACAACGTCATCGTGCGCTTTATGCGGTTCCGGATGGGCGACAAAAACCAGAACCAGGGCTTTGTGGACGGCGCGGGAGGCGACGACGCCTTTGGCGGCCAGCGCAACAACCACCTCATCGTGGACCACTGCTCGATGAGCTGGAGCACCGACGAGGTATTGTCGGTGTACGAGGGCGACAGCACCACCCTGCAATGGAACCTCATTGCCGAGCCCCTGAACTACTCCTACCATTATGAGAAGGGCGACAAGGACTTCGAGCGCCACGGCTTTGGCGGCATCTGGGGCGGGCAGCACGCCTCGTTTCACCACAACCTATTTGCGCACTGCAAAAACCGCACGCCCCGCTTCAATGGCAGCCGCTACACCCACCCGGCGGGCTTCGAGAACTGCGATTTTAGCAACAACGTCATCTACAACTGGGGCGAAAACAACGTGTACGCCGGCGAGGGCGGCAACTACAACGTGGTGAACAACTACTACAAGCCCGGCCCCAGCACCGACTCCAAAGTGCGCGCCCAGGTGCTGAACCCGTACAAGATTGACAAGGAAACCGGCCGCCTGCCCTACGGAAAGTTCTACCTGACCGGCAACTACGTGGCCGGCGCCCCGGCCATTACGGCCCACAACTGGCGCGGCGTAGTTATGAACGGCGGCACTGCGGCTGATACCGCCCAGTCCAAAGTAGACCAGCCCTTTGTGCTGGGCCCGCTGGCCTTGCAAACCGCCCCGGCGGCCTACGAAGCCGTACTGCTCGGGGCCGGGGCCATCCGCCCGCGGCGCGATACACTCGACCAGCGCATTGTGCGGGAAGTGCGCGCCGGCACCGGCACCATCATCGACGTGCAGGGCCACTACCCACACGGCACGCCCTACAGCGTATCGCAGCGAGCCTGGCCGGTGCTGAAATCATCCCCGGCCCCCGCCGATGCCGACCACGACGGCATGCCCGACGCCTGGGAAAAGGCCCACGGCCTGAACCCCGCCAGCCCCACCGACCGGGCCCTGCGTGCCTCCAACGGCTACACCAATCTAGAAAGCTACCTCAATAGCTTGGTGCCCACTGCTGCCCCAAGTGTCCCAGTTCCAGCCGTACCCAAGCGCAGCAAATAAGCAGTTTCGCTTTTTGAGCTGTCTTGGCTTTTGTGTCAGGCGGTCATGCAGAGCATCGCGAAGCATCTCGCCCGCGCCTCTTGTCATGCAGAGCGCAGCGAAGCATCTTCTCACGTCACCACGATTCGTGCGAACCTGATAAGATGCTTCGCTGCGCTCTGCATGACAAGAGGCGTGGTTGACAAGTGGTGCAAGCCAGATGCTTCGCTCCGCACTGCCTGATGCTACATTTAGCCCATGATTTCATTCTCCGAATACGACCAGCTTGATGCCCTGGCTATGGCTGATTTGGTGCGCACCGGCCAGCTCACGGCCATGGAGTTGTGCGAGGCCGCCATTGCCCGGGCCGGGGCCGTCAATTCGCAAATCAACGCCGTGGTGCACCCGCTGTTCGAGCCGGCCCGGCTGCGGGCCGGAGCGGGGCTGCCCGCCGGGCCCTTGGGCGGCGTACCGTTTCTGCTGAAAGACTTTGGGGCGCAATACGCCGGCGCGCCGCACACCTCGGGCAGCCGCGCGCTGCGCAATTTTGTGCCCGCCGAGGATGCCGAGTTGGTGCGGCGCTGGCAGGCCGCGGGCGTGAACATTCTGGGCAAATCCAACACCCCGGAGTTTGCCCTGATGGGCGTGACCGAGCCGGTTTTGTTCGGCCCCACGCGCAACCCCTGGAACCTGGCCCACACGCCCGGGGGCTCCAGCGGCGGGGCGGCTGCGGCCGTGGCGGCGGGCATCGTGCCGCTGGCCGGTGCCGGCGACGGGGGCGGCTCCATCCGGATTCCGGCGGCCTGCTGTGGCCTGTTCGGGCTGAAACCCAGCCGCGGGCGCGTGCCCACCGGCCCCGAGCAGGGTGAAAAGTGGCAGGGCGCGGCCGTGGAGCACGTGCTCAGCCGCTCGGTGCGCGACAGCGCGGCTATGCTCGACGCCACCCAGGGCCCCGACGCGGGCGCGCCGTACTTTCTGCCCGGCCCGGTGCGGCCGTACCTAGAGGAAGTGGGCCGCCCGCCCGGCCGCTTGCGCATTGCCTTTAGTCTGGGCCACCCGTTGGGCAGCGCCCTGCACCCCGAGTGCATGGCCGCCGTGCGCCACGCCGCCCAACTGCTGGAAAGCCTAGGGCACGATGTGGCCGAAGTGCCGCTACCCTTCGATGGCCGGGCCGTGGCGTCGGCTTTTCTCATGCTGTATTTTGGCGAGACCGGCGCCAGCATCGCGGCCCTGGCCAAGGTGCTGGGCCGCCCCGCCCGGCCCCGCGACGTGGAGCCCACCACCTGGCTGCTTGGCCTGTTGGGCCGCACGTATTCCGCGGCCGACTTCGCCGCCGCCCGCCACACCTGGAACGACAGCGCGCGCCGCATGGGCCGCTTCCACCAAACCTACGACTTGCTGCTCACGCCCACGCTGGCCACGCCGCCCGTGCGCGTTGGCGAGCTGCAGCCCAAGCCCGGCGAGCAGCGACTCCTGAAACTGGTGAACACCTTCGGCCTCGGCGGCCTCATCCGCCGTTCCGGCATCGTGGAGAAGCTGGCTGAGCAAAGCCTCGAAAAGACGCCCTACACGCAGGTAGCCAACCTCACGGGCCAGCCGGCCATGTCGGTGCCCCTGCACTGGACCGCCGACGGCCTGCCGTGCGGCGTGCAGTTCATTGCCCCGCTGGGCGCCGAAGACGTGCTGTTTCGGCTGGCGGGGCAGCTGGAGCAGGCCCAGCCGTGGTTTGCCAGGCGGCCGGTTCTGCCGGGCTAAGGCCACCAGCTAACTTTCAGCATTCAAGAAGTTGAGCTACCCCGGCGAAATACCTAGCCGGCCCAAGCACAAAGAAGCCCGACCGAAGCCAGGCTTTTTGCAAATAAGGTGAGCTGGCAGTTTAGTGCTGGATGCTGACCTTGGTGCTGTAAGTGCCATTGCTGGTCGTCACGCGTACCACGTAGATGCCCGAGGCGAGGCGGCTGGTATTTAGCTCCACGCCGGTTTGCTGCATGCGGGCGGCTGGTACTGCTACGGTCCGCAATACGGTTTTGCCCAGTAGGTCGAGCACGGTCACCTGCATGGGGGCGGCGCTGCTCAGCTGCGTGCGCACGGTGAGCTGGTCCTGGGCTGGGTTGGGGTAGGCTTCCAGGGCCCCGCCCACCACGGCGCCATTCTTATTGGCCAGGGCAATCACCTTGCTGCCGGGAGGCAGGTCGAAGCCGTTGGCAATGCCCGTCACGCGGGGTTGGCCGTTCACGCGGTCGCCTTGCACGGCGCTGTAGCCCATACCACGGCGCGCAAATACGTTCCAAATCAGGTCGGCGTTGGCAGCGCGGTTCGTTACGGAGTCGGCGCGCAGCAGAGCGTCGCGGCCGTCGAGGAAGCCGGGGTTGCAGACCTGCAGCTTGCAGCCGTCGAGCACCAGCTTGAGCATCTTGTTGTTGCCGCCGGTGGCGCTGAAGAAGTCAGCGTTGTAGCCATACTTGTAGATAAACTGCCAGTTCAGGTCCCAGAGCACCGTGGCCCATACTTCGCCCACGTCGTGGGTTTCCTGGAATTTGCCGGTGGTGGTACCGAGCTGGGCGTAGGTGTAGTTGTTTTTTGAGAAGTCGGTGCTGTAAGGCTTGCGGCGGAAGCCGGGGCCCACGTTGTAGGGGTCACCGTTGTCGTAGGTGGCAATGTAGCGGCTGGTTTTGCCGTCGTCGCCGGGGCGAGTCGTCATCCATAGCGCAAAGAAGTCGCTCCAGCCTTCGCCCATGGTCTGGTTGCCGGTGGCCGGATTGAGGCAACTCGCGTTGGCCGGGCCGCCGGTGAGGCGGTTGGTGATGCCGTGGCCAAACTCGTGTGAAACCACGCCGTTATCAAACGAGCCGTCGAACTCCGGGCCCAGAGTTGCGGTAGCATTCAGGGTGCCGCCGGCCAGCAGGGCCGCGCGCAGCTTAAAGCCATCGGCGCCGCTAATGAAAATAGCGGGAATGCGAATCCCGACAGTATCAGCTCCGCCAAAGTTGGTGAGGCCGGTGGTGGCCAGGGAGTCGAACACAATAACGGCGGTGGCGCCGTTGTCCTGGGCGCGCTTCACCTTGGGCGCAAACTGGTTGTTGACCCGCGGGTTGAGCGTGGTGAGCTGGGGGCAGCCGCCGCGCTGAATGAAGGCAATGTTGCCAGCTACGTCGGCCGCGTTTACAAAGGGCGTGGCGCAGGCGTGGTCGCCGCCGTCGGCCGATACGCCGTCATTCACGAGCACCAGCTTGCCCGCCAGGGGCTTCTTGGTGAGCTTGGGGCCAAAGGCAACGCCGGCAAACCTGTAGGTGCCAGCCGCGCTGCTGGCGCCCGTTATGGTCAAGGCGTTGGCGGCGGTGTTGTCGAACAGGTACATCTGCATGCGGCCCGAGCTGCCATCGGGAGGCGTCGAAAAGTTGGCGTTGTTGCGGCCGCTGCCGTCCTGCGATTCGGCCCGCACAAAGTCGTTGCCAAGGCCCTGGCCGGTGAGGTTCTTGTACTGGAAGTTGCCCGATACCTCATCAAACCCTTTGCTCATCATCACGTCGTGGAGCATGTTGTTCCAGTAGAACAGGTTGGTAATGCCCGCGGCGAGGTTGTCGGCATTGCGGGGGCCCTGCGGCTGGTTGAAGGGAAAGTCGAAGTCGCGCGTGGCGCCGCCATCGGGCGAGTTGGTGCTCGACGCCACGTTGCCGCTGCCGGAAGTCGCGGTCATGTTGTCGTCGTAGGCGGCTACGTTGTTGCCGCGCGTGAGCTGCTTGCCCGTCGAGAGGAACGAGTAGCTGTCGGCAAAGAATCCGCTGGGAGCCTTGGCATCGCCCACCTGCCAGCCATAGGGCGAGTACAGCGGATTGGCGGAGCTGAACGGCACGACCACCCGCGGCGAAAGGTCAATGTTTTCGAAAGGCACCGGAATAACCGTCAGGCTATTGGGTGCCCCCAGGGTACCCTTCGGGCTGCGTACGGCGCGCGTAGCGGCAGCGGCCGCTGCTGCGGTAGTCAGCGGCTGGCGGCGCTCCTTATTTTCCAGCACGTGCTGGCGGAAGGTAGCCAGTTCGTTCACTACGTAGTCGTTGCGGTCCAGCATCCGGCCGGTCTGGGCATCGATGCGGGCGCTCCAGAGGTGCTGCTGGTCGAGTTGGGCAATGGTCACGTTCCAGACCAGCACCAGCTTGTCGCCCACGCGCTGGTACATCAGGCGCACCGGAATATTCGCTTCCGAAATGCCGCCATTGTTGAAGAGGAGGCCATCGGCCGCACGGGCTTCTACCAGGCGGCGCAGGGCCACGGGCTGCGGCAGGCTCAGGCTTTTGGCGGCGGCCCCCACGGCTTGCTCTGGCGTGAGGGCCGGCGTGGCGGCAGGCGCTGCGGCTGCGGCGCCCGGCAGAAAGTCCTGGTTGAAAAACACCACTTTGCCGGTTTGGTCGGTGTGCACGGCCCCGGTGGCATTGAATACCGTCAGGCCGTTCACCCGCTGCTGCAGGTAGGTGTGCGTGAGGCCCGTGCTTTGGTCAAAGTAGGAGCTGGTTACGGCGGGGTTGGCTACGTCAGCCGCGCTCAGGCGGCCCTGTGCCTGCACCTTGGCCGAGAAGGAGGCCAGGGCTTGGGCTACTGGTGCCCCCTGCTGCGCTACCGCCAGGCCCGGCATGGCCAAGGCAATTGCCAAGGCCAGCTTACGAGAACCCGAAAGAGTAGGAATTAACGTCATGTAAAGAAAAGAGTGAGAAAATAAAGGGATTGAGCAACAGTCCTTTTGGTAGTTGCTTGGCGAGACGGCCATTCGCCCGAAAAAATTCCGTCTCAACCGCTGTCGTGGAAATTGTCTCAGCGTGTGTTTGGAAATTGTCATGCTGAGTGCAGCGAATCACCTCGCTCGCTTGGTCTGTCATCCTGAGCAGAGCGAAGGACCTTATCACGGTTGCACGAATCGTTGAGCCGTGAGAAGATGCTTCCTTTGTCAGCATAACAAAGAGCGGGGACAAGATGCTTCGCTGCGCTCTGCATGACGGAAATCAGGGGTTTCCAAATCCCAAACAGGCACCAGACGTTTTACTAAAATTGAGCTACTTCACGATGCTTATCCGGCTGGTCATTTGCTCCTGGCCGTGACGCACCTGCAGGTAATAGATGCCGGGCGCTAGGCTGCTCAGGTTGACCTTGTTGGAGTAGTTGTCGCGGGCCGAGCCGGTATATACCCGCTGGCCGAGGGCGTTGGTCACGAGCACGGCGAGGCTGCCTTTGGCATTGGCTCCGTGGATTTCGAGGTCGAACTGGCCCGTAGTGGAGGGGTTGGGGAATACGCTGATGGCGCGCAGCAAGGCGTCCGACGTAGCCGTGACGGCGGTAGCCGTGATGGAAAGGTCGTCGATGTAGAGGTTGCCCTGATTGGCCGCGCTCTTGATGTGGAAGCCCACGTACTGGGTGCCGGCCCCGGCCGGCAGCAGGGCTACCACTGTCGTAGAGGAACCGTCAGCCAGTAGGTAAGACGTGTTGGTAATGGCGGCGTTGGTGTACAGCAGGTTGGTTTGGGCGGCGGCCATAGCGGCCGTGCCCGACGTAACTTCTAGGCTTTCGGTGAAGGAGGAAAGGCTGTTGGCTATGCCTTCGCCCCGGTAGCGGAACGCCACCTGGTAGCGCGAAGTAGCGGCCAGCGTGAGGGGCGGGGTGAAGAACCAGTCGTCGGCCGTCACGTTGTTCAGGGTCAGGCCGGTGTAGCGAATGGCGTTGGTGCCCGAGTTGGGGTTGGTTTTGGT
This region of Hymenobacter sedentarius genomic DNA includes:
- a CDS encoding amidase, which translates into the protein MISFSEYDQLDALAMADLVRTGQLTAMELCEAAIARAGAVNSQINAVVHPLFEPARLRAGAGLPAGPLGGVPFLLKDFGAQYAGAPHTSGSRALRNFVPAEDAELVRRWQAAGVNILGKSNTPEFALMGVTEPVLFGPTRNPWNLAHTPGGSSGGAAAAVAAGIVPLAGAGDGGGSIRIPAACCGLFGLKPSRGRVPTGPEQGEKWQGAAVEHVLSRSVRDSAAMLDATQGPDAGAPYFLPGPVRPYLEEVGRPPGRLRIAFSLGHPLGSALHPECMAAVRHAAQLLESLGHDVAEVPLPFDGRAVASAFLMLYFGETGASIAALAKVLGRPARPRDVEPTTWLLGLLGRTYSAADFAAARHTWNDSARRMGRFHQTYDLLLTPTLATPPVRVGELQPKPGEQRLLKLVNTFGLGGLIRRSGIVEKLAEQSLEKTPYTQVANLTGQPAMSVPLHWTADGLPCGVQFIAPLGAEDVLFRLAGQLEQAQPWFARRPVLPG
- a CDS encoding M36 family metallopeptidase, with protein sequence MTLIPTLSGSRKLALAIALAMPGLAVAQQGAPVAQALASFSAKVQAQGRLSAADVANPAVTSSYFDQSTGLTHTYLQQRVNGLTVFNATGAVHTDQTGKVVFFNQDFLPGAAAAAPAATPALTPEQAVGAAAKSLSLPQPVALRRLVEARAADGLLFNNGGISEANIPVRLMYQRVGDKLVLVWNVTIAQLDQQHLWSARIDAQTGRMLDRNDYVVNELATFRQHVLENKERRQPLTTAAAAAAATRAVRSPKGTLGAPNSLTVIPVPFENIDLSPRVVVPFSSANPLYSPYGWQVGDAKAPSGFFADSYSFLSTGKQLTRGNNVAAYDDNMTATSGSGNVASSTNSPDGGATRDFDFPFNQPQGPRNADNLAAGITNLFYWNNMLHDVMMSKGFDEVSGNFQYKNLTGQGLGNDFVRAESQDGSGRNNANFSTPPDGSSGRMQMYLFDNTAANALTITGASSAAGTYRFAGVAFGPKLTKKPLAGKLVLVNDGVSADGGDHACATPFVNAADVAGNIAFIQRGGCPQLTTLNPRVNNQFAPKVKRAQDNGATAVIVFDSLATTGLTNFGGADTVGIRIPAIFISGADGFKLRAALLAGGTLNATATLGPEFDGSFDNGVVSHEFGHGITNRLTGGPANASCLNPATGNQTMGEGWSDFFALWMTTRPGDDGKTSRYIATYDNGDPYNVGPGFRRKPYSTDFSKNNYTYAQLGTTTGKFQETHDVGEVWATVLWDLNWQFIYKYGYNADFFSATGGNNKMLKLVLDGCKLQVCNPGFLDGRDALLRADSVTNRAANADLIWNVFARRGMGYSAVQGDRVNGQPRVTGIANGFDLPPGSKVIALANKNGAVVGGALEAYPNPAQDQLTVRTQLSSAAPMQVTVLDLLGKTVLRTVAVPAARMQQTGVELNTSRLASGIYVVRVTTSNGTYSTKVSIQH
- a CDS encoding RNA polymerase sigma factor, giving the protein MQHFSDHSGTKHLRLYASWDDAALLKALQHGDEQAFAEIYSRYGFELIQQAYRKVNSREAAEEIVQDLFATLWHKRATTDVQKLKEYLGSAVKYRVINLMKTKLTHAGYLAYSRAAASEADYSTEQNLAALDLSGALKMGLAHLSGHTREVFQLSRIEYQTVPQIALRLQLTPKAVEYHLTRALKLLRVSLKEFLVLAIFLIAQ
- a CDS encoding pectate lyase family protein; translated protein: MRAISPRLSFHYRSLQTTWVLGLSLLLAPARGWAQGLVAFPGAEGAGRFTTGGRGSAAVPTTVFEVTTLNDDGKAGSLRYALSQPAAARTVVFRVSGTIHLASPLEIKKANTTIAGQTAPGDGICLADYPVMVRANNVIVRFMRFRMGDKNQNQGFVDGAGGDDAFGGQRNNHLIVDHCSMSWSTDEVLSVYEGDSTTLQWNLIAEPLNYSYHYEKGDKDFERHGFGGIWGGQHASFHHNLFAHCKNRTPRFNGSRYTHPAGFENCDFSNNVIYNWGENNVYAGEGGNYNVVNNYYKPGPSTDSKVRAQVLNPYKIDKETGRLPYGKFYLTGNYVAGAPAITAHNWRGVVMNGGTAADTAQSKVDQPFVLGPLALQTAPAAYEAVLLGAGAIRPRRDTLDQRIVREVRAGTGTIIDVQGHYPHGTPYSVSQRAWPVLKSSPAPADADHDGMPDAWEKAHGLNPASPTDRALRASNGYTNLESYLNSLVPTAAPSVPVPAVPKRSK
- a CDS encoding carboxypeptidase-like regulatory domain-containing protein, translating into MRLLFLAAAFAVCGALPAAAQRGSTASTSKSGNSRDRIALATRPNAAAERPLRLACAPISGKVFDPNGQPLVGATLLIKGTQDVYVTDSEGKFRFTEPVYEGQVLAIEAAGYKTLNVPLADCAVPRLVLERAPSAHIKRSGKRAGQVTRLHNRNTNLK